The Siniperca chuatsi isolate FFG_IHB_CAS linkage group LG12, ASM2008510v1, whole genome shotgun sequence genome has a segment encoding these proteins:
- the cldn10b gene encoding claudin-10 isoform X2, translating to MSSMFQEILAFIVSTLGWVLVSSTLPTDYWKVSSLDGTVITTATYWSNLWKTCVTDSTGVSNCKDFPSMLALDGYIQACRGLMIAAICLGFFGSIFALVGMKCTKIGGTDKNKAGIACFAGVNFILSGLCSLSACSLYAHRITSEFFDPMFVAQKYELGAALFIGWAGSILCILGGTMLCFSIADSFTKSHSQENYIYKGAASHSHISSYPRGQAKSINHRPPPDYSNSSRMQHFDKNAYV from the exons CTTTGGGGTGGGTGCTGGTGTCTTCCACCTTGCCGACGGACTACTGGAAGGTGTCTTCACTTGATGGAACAGTCATCACCACGGCTACTTACTGGTCCAATCTGTGGAAGACATGTGTCACTGATTCAACTGGAGTCTCCAACTGCAAAGACTTTCCCTCGATGCTGGCACTGGATG GCTACATCCAAGCATGCAGGGGACTGATGATTGCAGCCATCTGTCTAGGTTTTTTTGGTTCTATATTTGCCCTTGTTGGAATGAAATGCACTAAAATCGGaggaactgacaaaaacaaagccGGCATTGCCTGCTTTGCCGGTGTAAATTTCATTCTTAGTG GCCTCTGCTCACTCTCAGCGTGCTCCCTCTATGCACACCGGATAACATCAGAGTTTTTCGACCCAATGTTTGTGGCACAGAA GTATGAACTGGGAGCTGCTCTCTTTATCGGCTGGGCTGGTTCtatcctctgcatcctcggagGCACCATGCTCTGCTTCTCCATCGCAGATTCTTTTACCAAAAG CCATAGTCAGGAAAACTATATCTACAAAGGTGCTGCATCTCATTCTCATATCTCCTCCTACCCGAGAGGGCAGGCGAAGTCTATAAACCACAGGCCTCCTCCAGACTACAGCAACTCCTCCAGGATGCAGCACTTTGATAAGAATGCATATGTGTGA